One stretch of Malus domestica chromosome 14, GDT2T_hap1 DNA includes these proteins:
- the LOC103456325 gene encoding L-Ala-D/L-amino acid epimerase-like: MSSIGFSLRSPFSSLLLCSAPHSTRNPKKPKPFSKFTPKMALATPTSFGFSSLLETFTVNVQRAENRPLNVPLTAPFTIATSRLERVENVAVRVELSNGCVGWGETPILPFVTAEDQHTAMVKAKEACEFLLRSPAMTLGSVLGEIGGILPGHEFASVRAGVEMALIDAVCMSIGVPLWRLFGGASNTITTDITIPIVSAAEAATLASKYREEGFKTLKLKVGKNLNSDIEVLRAIRAVHPDCYFILDANEGYNSNEAIQVLDKLHEVGVSPLLFEQPVHRDDWKGLGNVYHVAKDKYGVSVAADESCRSLADVKKIVEENLADVINIKLAKVGVVRALEIIEVAKAAGLNLMIGGMVETRLAMGFAGHLAAGMGCFKFVDLDTPLLLSEDPVLEGYEVSGAVYKFRNARGHGGFLHWDNIA; encoded by the exons ATGAGCTCAATTGGGTTTTCTCTTCGCTCACCGTTCAGCTCTCTGCTCCTCTGCTCTGCTCCTCATTCCACTCGAAAccccaaaaaaccaaaaccctttTCAAAATTCACCCCAAAAATGGCTCTGGCCACCCCTACCAGTTTTGGGTTCAGCAGTCTGCTCGAGACGTTCACGGTGAACGTGCAGAGAGCAGAGAATCGGCCTCTGAACGTGCCGCTGACTGCGCCGTTCACGATTGCGACTTCGCGGCTGGAGAGGGTGGAGAATGTGGCGGTCCGGGTTGAGTTGAGTAACGGGTGCGTGGGGTGGGGTGAAACTCCGATTTTGCCCTTTGTGACTGCAGAGGATCAGCATACTGCCATGGTTAAGGCTAAGGAAGCTTGCGAGTTCTTGCTTCGAAGTCCGGCGATGACGTTGGGTTCGGTTTTGGGGGAGATTGGTGGGATTCTTCCTGGACATGAGTTTGCTTCT GTTAGGGCAGGAGTTGAGATGGCGTTAATTGATGCAGTTTGTATGAGTATCGGTGTCCCTTTGTGGAGACTGTTTGGTGGAGCTTCAAACACCATAACTACTGATATAACA ATTCCGATTGTTTCTGCAGCAGAAGCTGCTACATTGGCTTCAAAGTACCGTGAAGAAGGGTTTAAAACTTTAAAGCTTAAGGTGGGAAAGAATTTGAATTCAGACATAGAAGTCCTTCGAGCCATACGTGCTGTTCACCCCGATTGCTATTTTATCTTGGATGCTAACGAAGGATATAACTCCAACGAAGCTATCCAAGTTCTTGATAAATTACATG AGGTGGGAGTGAGTCCTCTTCTCTTCGAACAACCGGTCCATAGAGATGATTGGAAAGGCCTCGGAAATGTTTACCACGTTGCGAAAGACAAATATGGAGTATCAGTTGCAGCTGATGAGAGCTGTCGAAGTTTAGCTGATGTTAAGAAAATAGTGGAAGAAAATCTTGCCGATGTAATTAACATTAAACTTGCTAAAGTTGGGGTTGTTCGAGCCCTTGAAATCATCGAGGTAGCAAAGGCAGCGGGATTGAATTTGATGATCGGTGGTATGGTTGAGACTAGACTGGCCATGGGTTTTGCTGGCCATCTTGCTGCTGGCATGGGGTGCTTTAA GTTTGTTGACCTAGACACGCCCTTGCTGCTATCAGAAGATCCGGTTCTGGAGGGTTACGAAG TTTCGGGTGCGGTTTATAAGTTCAGAAATGCTAGAGGCCATGGTGGATTTCTGCACTGGGACAATATTGCTTG A
- the LOC103424590 gene encoding reticulon-like protein B9 yields the protein MHRKPGLVYSSDSDDNGEIRSAKLFGRERPIHHVLGGGKVADVLLWRNRNVSAALLIAMTVIWFLFEVAEYNFMTLFCHISISTLMVIFIWRTAAEIFGFRPPMIPQMILHENTFKQVASTVHKRLNHFISRVLDSASGGDFPFFFLTIICLYILSLIGTYFSSLNLLYLGFICLETLPFLYERFEEDVDRLAGKISREIKRSYRKFVSQFLNQIPRGPVKDKKIR from the exons ATGCACAGAAAGCCGGGATTAGTGTACTCGTCCGATTCTGATGACAACGGTGAAATCCGCAGTGCAAAGTTATTCGGACGTGAAAGGCCGATTCATCATGTTCTTGGAGGCGGAAAAG TTGCGGATGTGTTGTTGTGGAGGAACCGAAATGTATCAGCTGCGCTTTTGATTGCCATGACGGTAATCTGGTTTCTTTTCGAGGTTGCCGAGTACAATTTCATGACGCTCTTCTGTCACATCTCGATTTCCACATTGATGGTAATCTTCATATGGCGTACGGCTGCAGAAATATTCGGATT TCGGCCGCCTATGATACCACAAATGATATTACATGAAAACACATTCAAACAAGTAGCTTCCACTGTCCATAAAAGATTAAACCACTTCATATCAAGGGTCCTTGACAGTGCAAGTGGAGGAGACTTCCCATTCTTCTTCTTG ACAATCATCTGTCTCTATATTTTGTCTCTGATCGGAACCTACTTCAGCTCTCTGAATCTTCTTTACTTGG GGTTCATCTGCTTGGAAACGCTACCATTCCTCTACGAGCGATTTGAGGAAGACGTTGATCGTTTAGCCGGAAAAATCAGCAGAGAGATAAAGAGATCGTACAGAAAATTTGTTTCTcagtttctcaaccaaattcctaGAGGTCCAGTGAAAGACAAGAAAATCAGATGA
- the LOC103424591 gene encoding uncharacterized protein, translating into MRRTLLSNLSLCTRNRLLSPQTFNPNPTPSLVPLARSTRSLLSRFFSSDGDSSAEGPNPAADSSLIPTKKKDASVEVKDVNNKELKERIDKYFKGDEEALPEILEAILQRRLAGKHEETDDELIDELQMQPLDDVKDQEFESDFEELYDTDEEIDDLYNAKDIVMNRMSKDEYFNMDAKKWDDIVEDAIKHGIMKDTKECEAILEDMLSWDKLLPDDMKRKVEEKFNDLGDKCEGGELQPEEAYELFKEFEDEIVMEYLQKMEADGPPQFDEDVSDKKDLADPPGEGPILRWQTRVVFAPGGDSWHPKNRKVKLSVTVKELGLSKHQFRRLRDLVGKRYNPGKDELTITSERFEHREENRKDCLRTLLSLIEEAGKANKLAEDARVSYVKERLRANPAFMERLHNKTMRLQGKSAVPA; encoded by the exons aTGAGACGAACTCTGCTgagtaatctctctctctgcactcGCAATCGCCTTCTCTCTCCTCAAACATTCAACCCAAATCCTACCCCCTCACTCGTCCCACTCGCCCGTTCGACTCGGTCCCTGCTCAGCCGGTTCTTCTCTTCGGACGGCGACTCCTCCGCCGAAGGCCCCAATCCGGCTGCTGATTCGAGCTTGATCCCAACCAAAAAGAAAGATGCCTCCGTCGAAGTCAAGGACGTCAATAACAAAG AGCTGAAGGAGCGGATAGATAAATATTTTAAGGGTGATGAGGAGGCGCTCCCGGAGATACTCGAAGCAATTCTGCAGAGGAGATTGGCTGGGAAGCACGAGGAAACAGATGATGAGCTGATTGATGAATTGCAAATGCAGCCATTGGATGATGTTAAGGACCAAGAGTTTGAATCGGATTTTGAGGAATTGTACGACACGGATGAAGAGATTGATGACTTGTATAACGCAAAGGATATAGTCATGAATAGGATGTCAAAAGATGAGTACTTCAACATGGATGCCAAGAAGTGGGATGATATTGTTGAGGATGCAATTAAGCACGGGATTATGAAGGATACAAAGGAGTGTGAGGCGATTCTCGAGGATATGCTTAGCTGGGATAAGCTCCTGCCAG ATGACATGAAAAGGAAGGTAGAAGAGAAGTTCAATGACTTGGGGGATAAGTGTGAAGGAGGGGAGCTTCAACCTGAAGAAGCTTATGAGTTGTTCAAGGAGTTTGAGGATGAGATTGTCATGGAGTATTTGCAGAAGATGGAAGCCGACGGCCCCCCACAATTTGATGAGGATGTGTCTGACAAGAAGGATCTGGCTGACCCACCAGGCGAAGGGCCAATCCTTAGGTGGCAAACACGGGTAGTCTTTGCTCCTGGTGGTGATTCCTGGCATCCCAAGAATAGAAAAGTGAAACTGTCTGTTACAGTGAAAGAACTCGGGCTTTCAAAGCATCAATTCCGTCGGCTCAGAGACTTGGTTGGAAAGCGGTACAATCCAGGGAAAGATGAGCTTACAATTACTAGTGAGAG GTTTGAACACCGAGAAGAAAATAGAAAGGATTGCCTTAGGACACTTCTCTCCCTCATTGAGGAAGCTGGGAAGGCTAACAAACTGGCTGAGGATGCTCGAGTTTCGTATGTCAAGGAGAGATTAAGAGCAAATCCCGCATTCATGGAGAGGCTGCACAACAAGACCATGAGATTGCAAGGAAAGAGTGCAGTACCTGCTTGA
- the LOC103415315 gene encoding uncharacterized protein: MPILTESSTAGAEHMKWRRPRTQFTQPISETDPATSLLQSTRCKPTISSLLLSSFTTTTTTDNNEALPSSLTMKKKTNFPSSTFRGLGCAASASQQVSVPEVIRNSADWKGKKVKKKKQKKSAAAKGSASNEKNEYRDVGDGGPTFGINSATCMDFQDVWCGPGIGLSAETAGSVDCVVARRNVSGRGRIAADNNKMSSHRERPCLARRNVSPETLSFLDSEPDFVSSRRETEVFGSRCFRHVRHPSPEDLAEIMLFQSSLMMGGRLDRFRDWRLDVDSMSYEQLLELGERIGYVSTGLKEDEINRCLRKIKLPMSSDASPHSSGKGDSKCIICQEEYEADDEMGKLPCGHNFHLQCIKQWLAQKNTCPFCKVEALSRC; the protein is encoded by the exons ATGCCTATTCTCACAGAGAGCTCAACAGCAGGAGCAGAGCACATGAAATGGAGAAGACCCAGAACCCAATTCACCCAACCCATTTCAGAAACGGATCCAGCCACCTCCCTCCTCCAATCCACCCGCTGTAAACCCACCATCTCCTCCCTCCTCCTCTCCAGcttcaccaccaccacaaccaccgACAACAACGAAGCCTTACCTTCAAGCCTTACGATGAAGAAAAAGACAAACTTTCCCTCGTCGACGTTCCGAGGCCTGGGCTGCGCCGCATCCGCCTCGCAGCAAGTCTCGGTGCCGGAGGTGATTCGGAACTCCGCTGATTGGAAGGgaaagaaggtgaagaagaaaaAGCAGAAGAAGAGCGCCGCCGCCAAGGGCAGCGCAAGCAATGAGAAGAATGAATACAGGGATGTCGGTGATGGTGGGCCCACCTTCGGTATAAATTCTGCAACATGTATGGATTTTCAGGATGTTTGGTGCGGCCCCGGAATTGGGTTATCGGCGGAAACTGCCGGCTCGGTGGATTGCGTGGTGGCGAGGAGGAATGTCTCCGGCAGAGGCAGGATTGCTGCGGACAATAATAAGATGAGCAGCCACAGGGAG CGTCCTTGTTTAGCAAGGCGAAACGTGAGCCCGGAAACCCTCTCGTTTCTGGATTCCGAACCGGATTTTGTCTCGAGCCGCCGTGAAACGGAGGTGTTTGGAAGTAGGTGTTTTCGGCATGTCCGGCATCCATCCCCCGAAGACCTTGCAGAG ATTATGCTGTTTCAAAGTAGTCTTATGATGGGTGGAAGACTTGATAGATTTCGTGACTGGAGACTCGATGTCGATAGCATGTCGTATGAG CAACTGCTTGAGTTGGGTGAGAGAATTGGTTACGTGAGTACTGGATTAAAAGAAGATGAAATTAACCGCTGCCTTCGGAAGATTAAGCTTCCAATGTCAAGTGACGCGTCGCCACATTCATCTGGGAAAGGAGATAGCAAATGCATCATTTGTCAG GAGGAGTACGAAGCAGATGACGAGATGGGCAAGCTGCCCTGCGGACACAACTTCCACCTACAATGTATAAAACAGTGGCTTGCACAGAAGAATACTTGCCCATTTTGCAAGGTCGAAGCATTATCTAGATGCTAG